Part of the Flavobacterium sp. MDT1-60 genome, TGCTACACGCTCAGGACAATAATGTAAATACCGAGTTTGGTGTAAAAGGAGGATTCAATATGTCTAATCTGTATCAAAACGATGCTGATGACGAGAATGTACTTTACGGTTTTAATGCCGGTGTTTATGCAACACTACCTGTTTCAGATTTTATAGCTATTCAGCCAGAGTTATTATTTACTACAAAAGGTGCTGAATTAGATTACAACAATGCTTTTGCAAGCGGAAATGCAAAATTCAAATTAAATTATATTGAGCTTCCTTTATTAGTAAGAGTCAATATTACTAAAAACTTTAATGTTCACGCCGGTGGTTATGCATCATACCTGGTAAGTTCAAAAGTAACAGGTGACGGAGATTTTAACTTTGAAGAAGAAGTTGACACTGATGATTTAAACAAATTTGATGCTGGTATTTCAGCTGGTGTCGGAGTAGATTTTAACCCAATAAGTGTTGGACTACGTTACAATTATGGTTTAACAACCGTTGGTAAAGAAAGAACTGTTGGCGGAACAACTTATACGTTTCCAGATGCAAAAAACAGCAATCTTACCCTATACGTTTCGTATAAACTGAACTAAAAATAAAAACAAATTATTAACCATTAAATAATAAAAAACCATGTCAAATTTATTATACACAGTAGCAGTTATTTTAGTTATTCTTTGGGCCATTGGGTTCTTTGCCTATAGCGCCGGAAGTATTATCCACATCTTATTAGTAATTGCAATTATCGCAATATTATTCAGACTTATTAAAGGTCGTGAAATTTAAAAATCAACAAAATAAAAAAATTTATATTAATCACTAAATCAAATATTATGAAAACAAGTAACACAATTTTAGGAATTTTAGGAGCTGCAGCTGCAGGAGCATTTTTAGGAGTATTGTTTGCACCGGACAAAGGATCAAACACAAGAAAAAAAATCTCAGATAAATCAAAAGATTACGGAGATAATTTAAAAGGCAAATTTGATGGAATTTTAAGCACAATTACTTCAAATGGAAAAGATATCATTGATGAAGGAAAAGCAAAATTCAATCAGGCAAAAGAAGACTTCAACCAAGTTAAAGATGAAGCAAAAACTGTAAAAACTAACTATTAAAAGTGAAATTTTTCAATCCTAAAAATACCTTATATCATGGAAACAAATGCAACAACTACCGAGAACCTTAATATGTATGAAAAAGCTGAGGACTATACTAAAACCAGCCTTGAGTTAATCAAGCTGAAAACAGTAGCAGCTTCAGCAGATGTATTATCATCGTTAACATCCAAAATTGCGGTTGGCGCTGTTGTTGCATTTTTCACTTTGTTTCTGAATATCGGACTTAGTTTATGGATTGGAAAAGAGCTTGGTGAGTATTATTACGGCTTTTTTATCATGGCGCTCTTTTATCTTATCGTTGCGATTGTTTTGCATAAAGCACAACATTCCTTGATAAAAACGCCTATTGGAAACATGATTGTTTCCAGTATTTTAAAAGAAACACAAAACTGATTTAACTAATTAATAAAAAGACTGTTATGGAAGCCGTTTATACTATTGAT contains:
- a CDS encoding porin family protein; translation: MKMQSNFLCALTLFLTASFGMLHAQDNNVNTEFGVKGGFNMSNLYQNDADDENVLYGFNAGVYATLPVSDFIAIQPELLFTTKGAELDYNNAFASGNAKFKLNYIELPLLVRVNITKNFNVHAGGYASYLVSSKVTGDGDFNFEEEVDTDDLNKFDAGISAGVGVDFNPISVGLRYNYGLTTVGKERTVGGTTYTFPDAKNSNLTLYVSYKLN
- a CDS encoding YtxH domain-containing protein — translated: MKTSNTILGILGAAAAGAFLGVLFAPDKGSNTRKKISDKSKDYGDNLKGKFDGILSTITSNGKDIIDEGKAKFNQAKEDFNQVKDEAKTVKTNY
- a CDS encoding lmo0937 family membrane protein; its protein translation is MSNLLYTVAVILVILWAIGFFAYSAGSIIHILLVIAIIAILFRLIKGREI